The following is a genomic window from Chryseobacterium sp. StRB126.
TGGCATACATTTTTACTGATCATGCGCCTCTCACTTATTGGGATCGAAAAGAGTGCTTCAGCAGCAAGTGGGTTACCATTAAGATTAAAAGTTGCACAAGTATTCTTTCCATCAAATTTTTCCAGTCGATATTCTTTTGGGACAATATTATCTCCTGCAAAACCTCCCTGACAAAACCAACGGTCAAAGAAAATCCCGGTTTCAAATAAAGCGTACGGATTCGTAAGGGCTGCCCCTGTTAGCAAAGTACAGCCGGGAAATTGACGAAGGGTTTCTGCCATAACGTTTGCTGCAGTATCGTCGGCTTCTGAATGTTCAAAACTCCCAACCCATTCCCGGTGAAACGCAGAAACGCGGCTGGCAGAGGACTTGGGAGTTCCGGCTCCGATGCGGACATCTTCCCTATCAAGAATTTGTAAAATATGGCGTACAAAGCCAACCTGGTCTGTTCCTCCCGGATGTACGGAAACACTTGCCAGGTAAACCTTTGGGTGGGTTGCTAAAATAGCCAGGGTCATAGAATCGTCGGGATCTGCAGTTTCCATATCAAAATGGAAAGGTAATTTAGGTTGCATGTAATGAGTTTTTGTTTAGTATATTAGTTTTCAGGGTCAAAGATATGGAAATTTAAAAATACACCTAACAACATCGTCGCACCGCCTCCAACAGAGGGAAGAATAAAAAGACTCAATATTTATTAAATTTTATAGGCTACTTTTATTTGTCATTTTATTATAACAATGTTCTCTTGTTCACAAACCCTATCCTGAAGATATTTATTATTAATTCCTTTCTTTTGAAATAACCCGCTAAATATCAATTTTCAAATCTTTAAATGATTAAATTAGCGCTGAATTAAAATGCGTTAAGATTTCTATGAAAAATATATTCGGTGTATTGCTTCTTTCCATGGTGCAACCTATATTGGCCCAAACGAAACTGGAAAAAGCAATTACAAGTCTTGAGGATAATTACGAACAAGAAAAAGTATATGTCCTTACCGACAAATCACAATATGCTGCAGGTGACAAAATCTGGTTCAAAAGCTTTGTATTTGATGGATATAACCGTTCTGCACTATCTACTACCCTATTTGTAGAATTGTACAATTCTGATAAAAAATTAATAGACTGGAAAACTGTACTTCTCACCAATGGTGAAGGCAGCGGAGACTTTCAGCTGAAAGAAGACCTTCCGGAACAGGTGTATTTTGTAAGAGCTTATACGCCTTACATGACCAACTTTAGCGAAGAATTCCAGATTGTTAAATCTTTTCCGGTGTACAACCCCAATTCCACAGAATCATTAGTGGTTTCTAAAAGTTCCGACTGGTCTGCGAAAGCCTTTCCCGAAGGAGGAAATTTCATTAATGGTATGCCTACAAAATTTGCTGTAAGACTTTCAAGCAATACTTCTTTGCCGGAAAACTGGTCCGGAAAAATAGTAGATGCACAAAATCCCAATGTTTCCATCACGACCTTTAAGTCTTTTGATAAAAATGTGGCCTCTTTTACGCTAACTCCTGCTTCAGGAAAAAAATACCAGGTTATCATTCAGGATAATGCCGGGAAAAGTAAAACAATAGATCTTCCACAGGTTGCAGACAGCGGTCTTCATTTAGAGGTTAACAGTTCAAAAGAGGGAATTAAATATACTTTAAAAGGCGTTAATTTAAAACAACAGCTTCAGAATTATAAAATTGTAGGCACTATCAATAACCATCTTGCTTACAAAGCCACTATTAAACAGCTAAACAATGAAGCTTCCAGTCTTATTCCTACTAAAATCAGCAATGGAGCTAACGGAGTTTTTCAATTAGCTATTTTTGACGATCAGGATAATCTGGTTGCCCAAAGGCTGTGTTTCATTAAACCCAACGATTTAAAGCTTGAGAAAGCTGAAATTATAGGCCAGAGCATTAAACAGACTCCAAGATCTTTCAATAGTATTGATCTTTCTCCGGAATCCTATTTTAAAAACTATACGGTTTTGGTAAGTGAGGATGATGGAACTCAGAAACCTGAAGAGGACAATATTCTGAGCGGACTTTGGTTAACAGGAGATTTTACTACCAAAATAGACAACCCGGCTCAATATTTTTCTAAAACAGCCAATAGCGAAGCTCTAGATGCTTTACTTATTTCTGAAAAATGGAACAGGTTTGACTGGAACTCTGTATTGAGCGGATCTGTACCAACCATTAAGACCAAATCACAGAAGTTCCTTTCGTATAAGGTAAAGCCTGTTAAAAATAATGCTATGATGCTCAATTCTAGTGTAATTTTATTATTGAAGTCAGGGAAAAGTGAACCCATTATCAGTCCGTTTCAAACCGATCAAAGCGGCTATGTCTATTTAAATAATCTTAGCAATGATGAACCTTTGACGGTCTCCTTATTTGCTAATTCAAAAGATGATAAAGAATCAACGGCTGATAATTTATTCGTAACGGCAGAGCCATTAGTAAATCCTACACCATTTACCGGTAATTTTCCGGAAACAAAATATAAATTGGTAAAAGCCAGTGGAAATAAAACCCTTCCGCCAGCCATTGCCAAAGCAATTAATACTCAAAAGAATATCAAAAAAACAGAGAGTACCGATATTCAAATTAAAGAAGTTGAATTAGTAGGAAAAAAGAAAGATCCCAAAGAAGAACTGGACCAACAACTTTCCACCGGAATGTTCAGTTCTATGAACTCTACTATATTTGATTTTGTGAATGAAGATCAGCATACCGACGGATCCATCAATATATTAGACTGGCTACAAGGAAGAGCTGCCGGTTTAACATTCCAAAAAAATAATTCAGGGGTAAGCGTACCTTATATTCGTGGACAGCAGGCTAAACTTTATTTAGATGAAATTCTTACAGATCCTAGTATGATTTCTACCCTGCCCATCAACAATATTGCTATGGTAAAAATTCTTAAAGGAGCAGGATTAATAGGTGATGCCGTAGCCATTTATACCATGAAAGGCAATATGAAGTCTAAAAATAAAGGAAAAGAAGCTCCCAAGAACAATTCAGCCATTATAAAAGGCTATGATAAGCCTTCAGAATTTCTTGTTGAAATGATAGATGAGAGTGCAAAAATTGAAAATGATACCCGCGAAACCCTTTACTGGAATCCTAATTTATTTGACAGCGATTATGTTCCACCGAGAATTAAATTCTTCAATAACGACAGCGCAAAACAATATAAGGTAACCATTATAAGCTTTGATGAAAGTGATAACCTCCTTTATCAGAGCGAGATTTTTAAATAATACAAAAAGCCTTTCAGAAAAACTGAAAGGCTTTTTTGTATTGAAGCTGGGCGCTGGAAGAAGAAAGTTATGCTGGTCAAAAAAAATGGTTGATTATCTTTTTATTTAAATGATTCAATTTCATAGAATAAGAATATGAGATATTTTAGCCACGAAAGAACAGTTTTTTGAGATGCAAAGAATGAGTGATTCTACCGTTTTATCTTAAGGCGGCAAAAGAGAGCGACAATGTCGCTGATGAAGCGATATGGCTATGCGTTCACTTAGAAAAAAATCAATGAAGTTGATTCTTTGCTTTGCCTCCTCAAAATATTACAATTAAATTATAAAAACTTTGCGTTATATTTAAGCAGTGATATAAGCAAAAAACTAAGAAAGCAAATTGCCATAATGTATGCCCTAAAACATCAATAAACAGCTACTCTATTCTCAAAAAAACAGGATATTTCAAAAGAAAACACTAAATATTCCGTTTAATTCTTAAATTTAACCAATGCAAAAGAATCTTTATCTCATCATCATATTATTTTCTCTTACCAGTTGCTATACTTACCAGGTAAAAAAACAAGCAAATGCAGCAACCAACAACAGGCAAGAACCTAAAAGGGCCGCAGTTTCTGCTAATATGACTTCTTCACCAGTGGAAAGTACAACAACTGAATTTAAAAGTATGAATTCTCAACAAGCACCTATGCCCATCAATATTCAGGAGAAACTTACCTCTAATAAGAATGTTAAAATTGACGTTGATGGCAGGAGCTATAAAATAATTGTTGACAAATGGGAAGGCGACAGCCTCGTGGCACATCCGGTTCATAACGCTAAAAAAACATTGAAGTTCCACAAGAACCAGATCAATGGTGATAAAATTGCGGAAAAACGCTTTTCACAACCCATAGCTGATATTATTACCGTTGTTGCTTATGCCGGAATTGCTGCCGGAATATATTTTCTTGTTCGCTAATTTTTAAAACGTATCCATTAAAATCTTTTGGCTTTGGAGTATTTTTACGGAATTGTTTTTATTGCATTGCCCCAAAATCAGGAAACTTTGTATAGCTTTTTTTGAAATGCAAAGGATGAGTGATTTTACTGTTTTATCTTAAGGAAGCAAAAGAGGGCGACAATGTCGCTGATGAAGCGATGTGGTTATGTGTACGCTTAGATAGAATCAATAAAATTGATTCCATCTTTGCTCCCTTAAAATATTACAATTACAGTATAAAATCTTTGCGTTTTTAAAGCAATTTGTTTTTGTAATAGCTATCCAATTACTTTAACTTTAACTTAAAGCAACCTCCAGCTTTCCTCTTCTAGCTCCCAACCTTTATTGAATAACTCTTTTTTGAAACGCAAAGAATGAGTGGTTCAACTGTTTTATCTTAAGGAAGCAAAAGAAGGCGACAATGTCGCTGATGAAGCGATGTGGTTGTGCGTACGCTTAGATAGAATCAATGAAATTGATTCCATCTTTGCTCCCTTAAAATATTACAATTACAGTATAAAATCTTTGCGTTTTTAAAGCAATTTGTTTTTGTAATTAATATAACTCAAAATGACTCTCGGCATCCCTATTCCCTTTATTTTCTAAAATTCTCTTATCTTCTATTGGCTCGGATGTTTTAGGCGTAATCTTTTTTGCTTATTTTTACATAAAATAAATAAAAATAACACGTGAAAAGAGTCGTATTAGCAGGGCTAATAACTATGGGAGGATTTCTAACTGCAAAAGCACAATGTAAAACCGAATCTACAATTGTAGAAAATTTTGATACATGGAAGGATATCAACAAATGCTGGACTGCTCAGGCAAGTGGAAAGACCATGCTTTATGCCAGTGACAAAAAGATTATATTTTATTCTATGAACAGCCCGGGAGAAAATATGTATTTAGTGACTCCAAAAATTAAAGAAGGAAACTATACGCTTACTCTTGATATTTCTGATAATGGAGGAGAAACCACTTTGGAAATTTTCTCGATCAACAATACTTCTGATCCTAAATCATATGTTTCAATCGCTAAGCCTTCCAAAATAACAGGAGATAAAAAATCATTCAATATTTCAATAAAAAAAGATACCCATTTGGGTCTGAAAGTTTTATTGAACGGGGTTCATCAGGCAGTTTACCTGGATAATTTTTCATTGACACAAAAAAAATAAAATCAGACAGG
Proteins encoded in this region:
- a CDS encoding nucleoside hydrolase — its product is MQPKLPFHFDMETADPDDSMTLAILATHPKVYLASVSVHPGGTDQVGFVRHILQILDREDVRIGAGTPKSSASRVSAFHREWVGSFEHSEADDTAANVMAETLRQFPGCTLLTGAALTNPYALFETGIFFDRWFCQGGFAGDNIVPKEYRLEKFDGKNTCATFNLNGNPLAAEALFSIPISERRMISKNVCHGAIFTKADAELLIPFRNHNKGLDLFLDAIELKEKALHDTVAALLAIDPSKALWKEVIPYRKRGEWGCMDAKEYPEQPSSLITMYIPDLTDLWMVIKP